In the Bacteroidales bacterium genome, TGATTGGCATCATGATATTTTTTTCTTATTTCAGAAAGAATATTTTTTGCTTCGTCTTCTGTGGTTACAGGATATGCTCGCCCTATAAACTTACTGCCACGGTCGCGGAATGTTCCTTCGGAATATTTTTCAATGGTTTGATATGTATCTTCGAAAAGCATATTTTATTCAGCAAACGTAATTAAAATAATGGAAATTAATGCAAGGGCAATACCAATCCAGTTTCGCGAACTTAACTTTTCCCTGAAAATAAAATATCCTGTAATAGCTGATATTCCTACAACACTAACATTAAAAACAGGAAAAATAAAACTGTTCTTAAAAATTCCAAGTCCAATTAAGAAATAATATGTTGAGCCCCAGTTAAGCAATCCCAGTATTATTCCGGCTAAAATATTTTTAAATTTTATTTTGGTTTTTCCTGATGCAATTTGAATACTAAGGATAATTATTCCGATTACCAGGCTGAAGAAAAATGAGAATGCAAGGAATGTAATAGTTTCGCCATGAATGTAATTCCGCTCGGAATGTTTCAGCAATGAATCATTAATTCCATTTCCTAAAAATAAAAGAATGGGTAAAAGTATGATCCATATACTTTTTATTTTCTCCGATTTATTTTTTTGGAGTATCAGAAAAAATGAAGCCAATGCAGCAATAATTCCACCGGCATTAAAAAAACTGATGGTGTCGTTGTAAAACAATATCCCTATACTTATCGGGATAACAATCGACATTTTGCTTGCTACTGCTGTTATAGCTATTCCTGCTTTTTGTGATGAATAACCGAAAATATTAAATACAACAATTAGTGAAATCCCTGTAAGAATAGAATAAAGAAACCATGGCTTTATATTTACTGTGCTTATAGAAACATTATCGGACATGATAAAGCCCAAAACTGAAGCCACAAGATAATTGGTAACAATAGCCTGGATGACGCTTATGTTAAATTTCTCAAATAATTTGAAAGCGATTAAAATTGCTGCCGAGAGTAGTATGGCGGAAATGAGAATGATCATTTTTTATTTTTATAAATATGAAGAATATCATTTTCAAACATTACCTTTTCATTTGCTTCTACAGTTAATACAGGGGCTTTTACACCATCACCAAATTCAATATTACCGGTAAAAACATTTGCTTCATCCCATATACCGCTATCGATAAAGGTTTGCAGAAGTATTGTCCCGCCTTCAACAATTACCGATTGAATATTTTTTTTGTAAAGTTCATCGCAAATTTGCTGAATAATATTTTTTGTGAAATCAATAACGATGTATTCTATATTATTTTTATTTTCTTTTGCAATGCCTGTGAATACAATTGTTTTTGCTGAATTATCAAATACATGAAGCGTTTCGGGAAGACGTAAATTTTTATCAAGAATAATCCTGGTGGGATTTTTTCCGACCCAGAAGCGAGTTGTTAATTGAGGATTATCAAGCAAAATGGTATTGGTACCTGTCATAACAGCTTGTTCTTCGCAACGCCATTTGTGAACAATAGTTCTTGTTTTTTCACCGGTTATCCATTTTATCCTTTGAGCTTCATTGTTTTTTCTTTTTGTATCAATGAATCCATCGCGGGTCATTGCCCATTTTAAAATAATATAAGGTCTTTTCTTTTGATGAAAAGTGAAAAAACGTTTATTTAGTTCAATACATGATTCTTTTAAAATGCCTGATTTTACTTTGATTCCTGCAGCAGTAAGTTTATTTATCCCATTACCTACAACCAGGATATTTGGGTCTTCGGTTCCAATGATCACTTCAGGAATATTCATTTTAATAATAAGTTCGGCGCAGGGTGGTGTTTTTCCATAGTGTGAGCAGGGCTCAAGATTCACATATAAAATGGATGCTTTCAGCAGTTCTTTTTTTTCTACGGAGTTGATTGCATTAACTTCAGCGTGCGGACCGCCATATTCATGATGATAACCTTCGCCAATAATTTTATTTTCGTGAACAATTACAGAGCCTACCATTGGATTGGGCGCTGTATGTCCCAAGCCTTTTGAAGCCAGTTCAATACATCTTTTTATATAGAAATCGTCATTCATTACCTTTCAAAATTACAATTTTTCGTTAATTTGCTGTTGAAATGAAAATAAAAGAAGCCATTAACAGAATTGACGCATCGCTTAAAAATATTTACGATGAGCGTGAAGCCAGGAGTATTGCATATCTTGTGGTTGAGCATTTACTGAATATCCCTAAAGAAAAAATTCTTTCTATAATGGAAGAAGGAATTAGTATTGATAATGAAACAATGATTCTTGAAGCGATGGATGAACTTGTAAAGTTCAAACCTGTTCAATATGTAACAGGTCATACATCTTTTTACAATTGCAGGATCAATGTAAATGAAAATGTATTAATCCCCCGTTCGGAAACAGAAGAACTGGTTGACCTTATTATCAATGGCAACAATATTATTGATAAACCTATAAAAATATTGGATATCGGAACAGGAAGCGGATGCATTGCCATAGCGCTGAAGAAAAATATTTCATCATCGGAAGTTTATGCAACCGATATTTCTAAAGCAGCCCTATGTATTGCAAAAGAAAATGCTTTGAACAATAAAGTTGAAATCAATTTTTACCATTCTGATATTCTTGATAAATCCACATGGGGAGATGCAAGAGAATATGATGTTATTGTTAGTAATCCGCCATATGTAAGAGAATCGGAAAAAAAATTAATGAGTAAAAATGTGTTGGATTACGAACCTTCGCTTGCCCTTTTTGTTCCTGATGATTCAGCATTGATATATTATAAATCAATAGCTGATTTTTCATTAATCAAATTAAAGCCGGAAGGAAAATTATATTTTGAAATCAATGAAGCTCTACCTGATGAGACTTCTAAAATGTTGCAAAGTAAAGGTTTTGAAGAAATAGTTATCAGGAATGATATTAACGGGAAACCGCGTTTTATTATTTGTAAAAAACCTTAAAAATATATTTTGGCATTTTTGCTTACGTATATAGTTTATTTAATACATTTGGCAGATTTTTCAAAAATATTTTTGTGAGCAGAATTCGGAAATCTTCGGGCATTGATAAACTTACATTTGGCGGTCTTGTAATAACTCTCGGGATTGTTTATGGCGACATCGGCACTTCTCCTTTATATGTAATGAAGGCAATAATTGCAGGAGGTGCAGGAACTATTTCCAGGGAATTGATTTATGGTGCAATTTCGTGCATTATATGGACACTTACTTTGCAAACAACATTAAAATATGTTATCATAACACTTAAGGCTGATAATAAAGGTGAAGGTGGAATTTTTGCTTTATACGCACTGATAAGGAGGCGTGTAAAATGGGTCTTTCTTTTTGCTTTGGTAGGCGGCGCTTCATTGCTGGCTGATGGTATCATTACTCCTTCAATTACGGTTGTATCGGCGGTTGAAGGATTACGACTTGTTAATAGTGATGTTCCTGTTATTCCGATTGTCCTTATCATCATATCAATACTTTTTTTAATCCAGCAGTTTGGAACAAACTATTTAGGTAAATCGTTCGGTCCACTAATGTTTGTATGGTTTCTGATGATGGGCATTATAGGCTTTGCCCAGCTTATTCAATATCCTGATATTTTAAAATCTTTCAGTCCGTATTATGCATATGAATTATTAACAAAATATCCAGGTGGTTTTCTTTTACTTGGAGCCGTGTTTCTTTGTACTACCGGTGCAGAAGCATTGTATTCCGACCTGGGGCATTGTGGAGCAAAGAATATACGGTCAACCTGGGTATATGTAAAAACATGTCTTATATTAAACTATTTGGGACAGGGAGCATGGATACTGAATCATACTTCAATAATAAATTCAGGAGTAAACCCATTTTTTGCATGTATGCCCCAGTGGTTTATAATAACAGGAATTCTTATAGCTACAGCAGCAGCTGTAATTGCAAGCCAGGCATTAATCAGCGGTTCTTATACTATTATCAGCGAAGCAATACAATTAAATTTCTGGCCTAAAGTAAAAGTTACCTATCCTACAACTATAAAAGGACAGATGTTTATCCCCAGTATAAATATTTTTCTCTGGGTATCATGTATTTTTGTTGTTCTCTTCTTTAAAGAATCATCAAACATGGAAGCTGCATATGGCTTGGCAATTACTATAACCATGTTGATGACAACCATTCTGCTTTCGGTGTTTTTGCGTTTCCGAAGAAGAAACATGTTCATTATTATTTCGTTCCTCTTTGTTTATTTATTTATTGAATGTTCTTTTCTTGTTGCGAATATGTATAAATTCAAGCATGGAGGCTGGTTTACTATTTTAATGGCAGGTATACTATTTACAGTAATGTATATATGGTACAGAGGACGTGAAATTAAAAAACGCTTTTTTGAATTTTTAAAGATTGATAATTATAAAAATATTATCCTTGACCTAAGCAAAGATGAAAGTGTTCCCAAATATGCATCCAACTTAGTATACCTTACACGTGCCGATTTTAAAACGGATATCGAATCGAAAATAATTTATTCCATAATTAATAAAAGTCCCAAACGTGCCGATACATACTGGTTTATACATGTTCATGTTCTTGATGAACCCCGCACTATGGAGTATAGCGTTGAAACAATTATTCCCGGTGTTATAATGCGCGTGGAATTCAGGCTGGGGTTTAAGGTTGAACCTAAAATAAATTTATATTTCAAACAGGTTATTGAAGAACTTGTGAAACGTAAAGAGATTAACATCATCAGCAAATATGAATCGCTAAAAAGCCATAACATTATGGGCGATTTCCGTTTTGTTGTTATTGACAGGATTCAAAATTATGATTTTGATTTTTCTCCTTTTGACCAATTTATCATGGACCTATATGCATGGCTTAAGAAAATAGGGATAAGCGATGTAAAAGCATATGGTCTTGATACCAGTAATGTTGATGTAGAAAAAGTTCCCCTGATGTTTGAAAAGGAAATAGATATGAATTTAAAAAGAGTTCATTAATGAACCAGGTTCCTTTGTCCTAATGGACGATCACGCCTGTTCTTAATAATATAATTCTTATTTATAGGCATGGTTTTTCTTTTTATCCTTCGCTGGTATGGACTGTGATGACGATGTACATTAACCGAGCGGCGATGTTTTAACATCCTTTTGAAACGGTGGTGTTTATTGCAGGATGAAAATGTTGTAAGCATCATTATTCCTGCAAAGAGTACGATTAACCATTTCTTATATTGAATCATATTTTTAAATTAAAAAACTGATTTTAAGATAAATAATACAATCAGTTCTATTTGTCAATCAATTTGTAAAACTAATAAAAAATTTTAATAATAAAACAAAACTTTATTTTAATTTCTTTTTTATACATTGAAATTATAGAAAAGGTTACATTTTTTATAAAAAAATTAAGAGTACAATTATAAACCATGAAAGTTAGTAGGTTATACCTTTTTGAGCGGCCATATTTTTATAATACTCAGCTTTTTCTTTATCCTGCCATCCTGTTAAAATACTCTTTAAATTTTGCTTTGCGTTTTTATATGTAGGATCGCTTTCAAGTATTGAAATGCAAAGTTTTACCGATTCTTCATAATTTTCCTGTAACGCGAGTAATGCTGCAAGATCGTTCTTGGCATCATTGTTCTTGTCATCCATGGTTAGCGATTTTTTAATAAGCTCAATCGCTTTGGTGTAATTTTTTTCATCATATCTTACACAGCCCAGGTTATAATATGCCATTGCAGAATTAGGATTTATTTCAATTTCTTTCAGAAAGAATTTTTCAGCTACTTTATCATCACCGCGATTGAGGTAGATGCGTCCTAAATTATTATTAACTTCAGCAATATCGGGATTAAGTTTTAAGCATTCGTAATATAATTTTTCAGCTCTATCAACTTGTTTATTTACCTGCAGGTATGAAGCCATTCCTCTTAATGCTGCTGAAGAATGTGGAGAACCCTCGGCTGCACTGGTCCAGTAACTTAATTCATTCTTGTAATCTTTACTATGCATCCATGCGATAACAAAGAAAAATATAAGAATTGCAATATATGTTAGTCGTACTTTTATTTTGTTAAAATCAAGTTTTTTTATAAAATCGGTTTCCATTAAAATGATCATGAATCCTATCATTGGTAAATATAAGCGGTGTTCTAAGAAAAGTGTTTCAATTTTATCGCTTGTGCGAAGGATTGCAGGGGCTAACAATATCAACAACCAAAGAATTCCAAAAATTATTCTTTTGTAATTTTTTTCTTTTGTTTTCCAAATAAGTAAAATAATTATAAGTACACTGATAATGCCGTAGATTATTGGTACATCCTGGAGAACAGGCATAGTGTTTAAATGGAACGGTAAAATTATTTTCCCGATATATTGAATTATTGCAGGAAGGTTAGTGAAGAAGTTTGAAATAATAAAAGCTAATGGATAACCTACTGTATTTTTTAACACAGTTTTCCTTAACAGAATAGTAAAAATAACAAGGATCACCCAGAATATCACAGGTGTTTTGTATTCATTTATTTTTTTAGATAGTGAGAGCTTTTCTTTTTTCCATAATAGAATATAGAATCCAAAAATTACCGGGAGGAAAATTGCAGATTCTTTGGTCAATATTGATATAAGAAAAAAGAATAAATGTAAAAAAAGGAGCAATATTTTTTTACTATCCAGGTAATCTATTAAGAATATAAAACTGCATAAGGCAAAAAGTGTTAGCAATGTATCGTTTCTGCCCGGAATCCATGCAATGGTTTGTACTAAAACCGGATGTACTGCAAATATTGAAGAAAAAATAAATGCTTTTATTTTATCGAATGAAAGTTTTTGAAAAAAATAAAAAAGCAGGATACAGCATATAAGGTGCAAGATAATATTTGCAAAGTGGATGAACCAGTAATGTTTTCCGGCA is a window encoding:
- a CDS encoding EamA family transporter translates to MIILISAILLSAAILIAFKLFEKFNISVIQAIVTNYLVASVLGFIMSDNVSISTVNIKPWFLYSILTGISLIVVFNIFGYSSQKAGIAITAVASKMSIVIPISIGILFYNDTISFFNAGGIIAALASFFLILQKNKSEKIKSIWIILLPILLFLGNGINDSLLKHSERNYIHGETITFLAFSFFFSLVIGIIILSIQIASGKTKIKFKNILAGIILGLLNWGSTYYFLIGLGIFKNSFIFPVFNVSVVGISAITGYFIFREKLSSRNWIGIALALISIILITFAE
- the prmC gene encoding peptide chain release factor N(5)-glutamine methyltransferase; this encodes MKIKEAINRIDASLKNIYDEREARSIAYLVVEHLLNIPKEKILSIMEEGISIDNETMILEAMDELVKFKPVQYVTGHTSFYNCRINVNENVLIPRSETEELVDLIINGNNIIDKPIKILDIGTGSGCIAIALKKNISSSEVYATDISKAALCIAKENALNNKVEINFYHSDILDKSTWGDAREYDVIVSNPPYVRESEKKLMSKNVLDYEPSLALFVPDDSALIYYKSIADFSLIKLKPEGKLYFEINEALPDETSKMLQSKGFEEIVIRNDINGKPRFIICKKP
- a CDS encoding tetratricopeptide repeat protein encodes the protein MSKTKSSNIKKNIPPKKTQQEKKKPVKNIYFLLLITVLVFCLYAPSIKYDFTNNDDVALVKENYDFLSNPSNFTNIFKQSVFYNTFKVTDNYYRPVLTLSFFIDTQIAGKHYWFIHFANIILHLICCILLFYFFQKLSFDKIKAFIFSSIFAVHPVLVQTIAWIPGRNDTLLTLFALCSFIFLIDYLDSKKILLLFLHLFFFLISILTKESAIFLPVIFGFYILLWKKEKLSLSKKINEYKTPVIFWVILVIFTILLRKTVLKNTVGYPLAFIISNFFTNLPAIIQYIGKIILPFHLNTMPVLQDVPIIYGIISVLIIILLIWKTKEKNYKRIIFGILWLLILLAPAILRTSDKIETLFLEHRLYLPMIGFMIILMETDFIKKLDFNKIKVRLTYIAILIFFFVIAWMHSKDYKNELSYWTSAAEGSPHSSAALRGMASYLQVNKQVDRAEKLYYECLKLNPDIAEVNNNLGRIYLNRGDDKVAEKFFLKEIEINPNSAMAYYNLGCVRYDEKNYTKAIELIKKSLTMDDKNNDAKNDLAALLALQENYEESVKLCISILESDPTYKNAKQNLKSILTGWQDKEKAEYYKNMAAQKGITY
- the ribD gene encoding bifunctional diaminohydroxyphosphoribosylaminopyrimidine deaminase/5-amino-6-(5-phosphoribosylamino)uracil reductase RibD, giving the protein MNDDFYIKRCIELASKGLGHTAPNPMVGSVIVHENKIIGEGYHHEYGGPHAEVNAINSVEKKELLKASILYVNLEPCSHYGKTPPCAELIIKMNIPEVIIGTEDPNILVVGNGINKLTAAGIKVKSGILKESCIELNKRFFTFHQKKRPYIILKWAMTRDGFIDTKRKNNEAQRIKWITGEKTRTIVHKWRCEEQAVMTGTNTILLDNPQLTTRFWVGKNPTRIILDKNLRLPETLHVFDNSAKTIVFTGIAKENKNNIEYIVIDFTKNIIQQICDELYKKNIQSVIVEGGTILLQTFIDSGIWDEANVFTGNIEFGDGVKAPVLTVEANEKVMFENDILHIYKNKK
- a CDS encoding KUP/HAK/KT family potassium transporter → MSRIRKSSGIDKLTFGGLVITLGIVYGDIGTSPLYVMKAIIAGGAGTISRELIYGAISCIIWTLTLQTTLKYVIITLKADNKGEGGIFALYALIRRRVKWVFLFALVGGASLLADGIITPSITVVSAVEGLRLVNSDVPVIPIVLIIISILFLIQQFGTNYLGKSFGPLMFVWFLMMGIIGFAQLIQYPDILKSFSPYYAYELLTKYPGGFLLLGAVFLCTTGAEALYSDLGHCGAKNIRSTWVYVKTCLILNYLGQGAWILNHTSIINSGVNPFFACMPQWFIITGILIATAAAVIASQALISGSYTIISEAIQLNFWPKVKVTYPTTIKGQMFIPSINIFLWVSCIFVVLFFKESSNMEAAYGLAITITMLMTTILLSVFLRFRRRNMFIIISFLFVYLFIECSFLVANMYKFKHGGWFTILMAGILFTVMYIWYRGREIKKRFFEFLKIDNYKNIILDLSKDESVPKYASNLVYLTRADFKTDIESKIIYSIINKSPKRADTYWFIHVHVLDEPRTMEYSVETIIPGVIMRVEFRLGFKVEPKINLYFKQVIEELVKRKEINIISKYESLKSHNIMGDFRFVVIDRIQNYDFDFSPFDQFIMDLYAWLKKIGISDVKAYGLDTSNVDVEKVPLMFEKEIDMNLKRVH